The Deinococcota bacterium genome window below encodes:
- a CDS encoding V-type ATP synthase subunit I, giving the protein MIAAMDQILVVGRKKRVQEVLTSLQDLGAVHVDPLDNVPLERFRLSETDRQEKESWDAVLARTRTLLTALPTPDANATGKVELPRDAADIDLYLRELGEKVDALVAERVDISDELDVIGDYLRLFRGIGLSLAQLEGRRYIDGATFFVANQEELSRVREALGEALEGRFELSSKAQGKGLMVLVAVLKRDRELLRTTLSRQGIAELRLPDRYAHLGIAKALHTMEERAQSLPRRKADIDDELAALADKHHANGVTLQTRATDQRARYETLEDLAAGVYSFALQGWVPSTEGERVASALQRKFGDGVIVSSRPADEHHDHSVPVKLHNSPLVRPFEILLNVFDPPKYGGFDPTWVVALFFPLIFGMIVGDMAFGLIFLLIGVLLRARASRGRELNLGVLGITILPEPLRSVGTIINWAAFWTVVFGFIYGEFFGTFLEYWPRDNPVFYHGDHHGMIPILLFRVEEFAPVMLIALALGIIQILFGWSIRAYYGYKHRDMKHFWEGIGMVAGLIGLVVFAASLISGETTPLMTAVTVLGFGIFVVSVFVTRAPLMVVELIANGGNILSYLRIFAVGLSAALIAALATQLGFAIADAIPNLLGVVLGILVGVFINLLAVTIKIIAYTMQPLRLQYVEFFSKFGFHDESGRAYRPFRIMGGK; this is encoded by the coding sequence GTGATCGCGGCCATGGATCAGATCCTGGTGGTCGGCCGCAAAAAGCGGGTGCAGGAGGTGTTGACGAGTCTCCAGGACCTGGGCGCCGTTCACGTCGATCCCCTGGACAACGTTCCTCTGGAACGTTTTCGCCTGAGCGAAACCGATCGCCAGGAAAAGGAGAGTTGGGACGCGGTGCTCGCCCGGACCAGGACGCTCTTGACCGCCTTGCCCACGCCGGACGCGAACGCGACCGGCAAGGTGGAGTTGCCGCGGGATGCCGCTGACATCGACCTTTACCTTCGTGAGCTCGGCGAGAAGGTCGACGCCCTCGTCGCCGAGCGCGTCGATATCTCCGATGAACTCGACGTGATCGGCGACTACCTGCGGCTGTTCAGGGGCATCGGGCTCAGCCTGGCGCAGCTCGAGGGCCGGCGCTATATCGACGGCGCGACCTTCTTCGTGGCCAACCAGGAAGAACTGAGCCGTGTCCGGGAGGCACTCGGCGAGGCCTTGGAGGGGCGCTTCGAGCTGTCGAGCAAGGCCCAGGGCAAGGGTTTGATGGTGCTGGTGGCGGTGTTGAAGCGCGACCGCGAGCTCTTGCGCACCACCTTGAGCCGCCAGGGGATCGCCGAACTAAGGCTGCCCGACCGCTACGCCCACTTGGGCATCGCCAAGGCGCTGCACACCATGGAGGAGCGCGCCCAGAGTCTGCCCCGGCGCAAGGCCGATATCGACGACGAACTCGCCGCCCTAGCCGACAAGCATCACGCCAACGGCGTCACCTTGCAGACGCGGGCGACCGACCAGCGGGCGCGCTACGAGACGCTCGAGGACTTGGCTGCGGGTGTTTACTCCTTTGCTCTGCAGGGGTGGGTGCCGAGCACGGAGGGCGAGCGGGTCGCCAGCGCGCTACAAAGGAAGTTTGGCGACGGCGTCATCGTCTCGTCGCGCCCGGCCGACGAGCACCACGACCACAGCGTGCCGGTCAAGCTCCACAACTCGCCGCTGGTCAGGCCCTTCGAGATTCTCCTCAATGTCTTCGACCCGCCCAAGTACGGCGGCTTCGATCCGACCTGGGTGGTGGCCCTGTTCTTCCCGCTCATCTTCGGGATGATCGTCGGCGACATGGCCTTCGGCCTCATCTTCTTGCTTATCGGCGTGCTCCTGCGCGCCCGCGCCAGCCGGGGCAGGGAGCTCAACCTGGGTGTCCTCGGCATCACCATCTTGCCCGAACCCCTTAGAAGCGTCGGCACCATCATCAACTGGGCGGCCTTCTGGACGGTTGTCTTCGGCTTCATCTACGGCGAGTTCTTCGGGACCTTCTTGGAGTACTGGCCGCGCGACAATCCGGTTTTCTACCACGGCGACCATCACGGCATGATTCCCATCCTGCTCTTCAGGGTCGAGGAGTTCGCGCCGGTCATGCTGATCGCCCTGGCGCTCGGCATCATCCAGATCCTCTTCGGCTGGAGCATCCGTGCCTACTACGGCTATAAGCACCGCGACATGAAGCACTTCTGGGAAGGCATCGGCATGGTGGCAGGTTTGATCGGCCTCGTTGTCTTTGCCGCCTCGCTGATCAGCGGTGAGACCACCCCGCTCATGACCGCCGTCACCGTGCTCGGCTTCGGCATCTTTGTGGTCTCGGTCTTCGTGACCCGGGCGCCGCTCATGGTCGTCGAGCTCATCGCCAACGGCGGCAACATCTTGAGCTACCTGCGTATTTTCGCCGTCGGCCTGTCGGCGGCGCTCATCGCGGCGCTCGCCACCCAGCTCGGCTTCGCCATCGCGGACGCCATCCCCAACCTGCTGGGGGTCGTCCTGGGCATTCTGGTGGGCGTCTTCATCAATCTGCTGGCCGTCACTATCAAAATCATCGCCTACACCATGCAGCCCTTGCGTTTGCAATACGTAGAGTTCTTTTCCAAGTTTGGCTTTCACGACGAAAGCGGACGCGCCTACAGGCCGTTTCGTATTATGG